The following are encoded together in the Mesoterricola sediminis genome:
- a CDS encoding phospho-sugar mutase, whose translation MSLEAARTYLASPHLEPELRAELEPLVAAAAAGDAAAGVEVNDRFFEPLAFGTGGLRGIMAAGLRRMNKPNVRRTTLALAQVAKARAPQAKTALVGFDTRLQSDVFAREAARVLAAQGYQVYLGTRPLPTPFLCYAMRKLGTACGIILTASHNPKEYNGYKAYDDKGAQVVAPWDAEIEAAMAQFPLVPEPPAAEGDARIQPIPAELEEGYLALGLSLMTRPEGFRPAKVLYTPFHGTGIAFVPELFKRAGIPLEICAAQAVQDGTFPTAPRPNPEEIAAYKAPLADAERLGADVVLANDPDADRIGLVAKRNGTWELMSGNDLAALTLDYLCTLKRLKGTMVTTVVTSDLLPVVGRHHGLEVMWTLTGFKNIAICMNLIEKRGETYAFSAEESFGMQLSDQMRDKDGVLASLVVAEMVGYYKSKGMGPYEAVEALKARIGAYHNRLVNLEDPRPGGAVRFAEAMARIRQAGLTAFAGERVVSWEDFQTGLWHGEGREETIVDSPDRREVATPIDRSNVLKFRLESGAFAAFRPSGTEPKLKVYLQSRTDEALLDRMETEARQLLGL comes from the coding sequence ATGTCCCTTGAAGCAGCACGCACCTACCTCGCCTCCCCCCACCTCGAGCCCGAGCTCCGGGCCGAGCTGGAGCCCCTCGTCGCCGCCGCCGCCGCGGGCGACGCCGCCGCCGGGGTGGAGGTCAACGACCGGTTCTTCGAACCGCTGGCCTTCGGCACGGGCGGCCTGCGCGGCATCATGGCCGCGGGCCTCCGCCGCATGAACAAGCCCAACGTCCGCCGCACCACCCTGGCCCTGGCCCAGGTGGCCAAGGCCCGCGCCCCCCAGGCGAAGACCGCCCTCGTGGGCTTCGACACCCGGCTCCAGTCCGACGTCTTCGCGCGGGAAGCCGCCCGCGTCCTGGCCGCCCAGGGGTACCAGGTGTACCTGGGCACCCGCCCCCTGCCCACCCCCTTCCTCTGCTACGCCATGCGCAAGCTGGGGACGGCCTGCGGCATCATCCTGACGGCCTCGCACAACCCCAAGGAATACAACGGCTACAAGGCCTACGACGACAAGGGCGCGCAGGTCGTGGCCCCCTGGGACGCCGAGATCGAGGCCGCCATGGCCCAGTTCCCCCTCGTCCCCGAGCCCCCCGCGGCCGAGGGCGACGCCCGCATCCAGCCCATCCCCGCCGAGCTCGAGGAGGGCTACCTGGCCCTGGGCCTCTCCCTCATGACCCGCCCCGAGGGCTTCCGCCCCGCCAAGGTCCTCTACACCCCCTTCCACGGCACCGGCATCGCCTTCGTGCCCGAGCTCTTCAAGCGGGCCGGGATCCCCCTCGAGATCTGCGCCGCCCAGGCCGTCCAGGACGGCACCTTCCCCACCGCCCCCCGCCCCAACCCCGAGGAGATCGCCGCCTACAAGGCCCCCCTCGCCGACGCGGAACGCCTGGGCGCCGACGTGGTCCTGGCCAACGACCCCGACGCCGACCGCATCGGCCTCGTCGCCAAGCGCAACGGGACCTGGGAGCTCATGAGCGGCAACGACCTGGCCGCCCTGACCCTCGACTACCTCTGCACCCTCAAGCGCCTCAAGGGCACCATGGTCACCACCGTCGTGACCTCCGACCTGCTGCCCGTCGTGGGCCGGCACCACGGCCTCGAGGTCATGTGGACCCTCACCGGCTTCAAGAACATCGCCATCTGCATGAACCTCATCGAGAAGCGGGGCGAGACCTACGCCTTCAGCGCCGAGGAGTCCTTCGGCATGCAGCTCAGCGACCAGATGCGCGACAAGGACGGCGTCCTGGCCTCCCTCGTCGTGGCCGAGATGGTCGGCTACTACAAGTCCAAGGGCATGGGCCCCTACGAGGCCGTGGAGGCCCTCAAGGCCCGCATCGGCGCCTACCACAACCGCCTCGTCAACCTCGAGGATCCCCGGCCCGGCGGCGCCGTGCGCTTCGCCGAGGCCATGGCCCGCATCCGCCAGGCCGGCCTGACCGCCTTCGCCGGCGAGCGCGTCGTGAGCTGGGAGGACTTCCAGACCGGCCTCTGGCACGGCGAGGGCCGCGAGGAGACCATCGTCGACAGCCCCGACCGCCGCGAAGTCGCCACGCCCATCGACCGCAGCAACGTCCTCAAGTTCCGCCTGGAGAGCGGCGCCTTCGCCGCCTTCCGCCCCAGCGGCACCGAACCCAAGCTGAAGGTCTACCTCCAGAGCCGGACCGATGAGGCCCTCCTGGACCGCATGGAGACCGAGGCCCGGCAGCTCCTCGGACTCTGA